A window of the Triplophysa rosa linkage group LG23, Trosa_1v2, whole genome shotgun sequence genome harbors these coding sequences:
- the LOC130546685 gene encoding uncharacterized protein LOC130546685 isoform X1, whose product MQVVKKCWQSHTFAATTMNRHVLIFMLINISGAQDVRTVSQVSVQEGKSIIIPCWYNQIYVHDVKYLSVGQYLITSKYVGSDGQMKHKAISVSDNKTLNILTVEMRSVQRGQTGKYWCGIKLPGPDVVEAFHLTVTTGISGLYVENQMLMGFEAGSVSIYCHHHTPRKRDEMWCKLGGHCMTGTSGSLEGASVEVKHYSGLMIVTMSKLKKENTGWYWCSARNLQMPVHITVSARRETISTATTEMTSKQPTSSSTVQFSGTFTSVPQNLSHSEEPAVSWLIILGILFVLIVICSCTAVILRKKKQKPRNSTLRKQQSNTNSEETHFSSGERQPTQTSQAAPEDYELIYSTVSFKEH is encoded by the exons ATGCAAGtggtaaaaaaatgttggcaGTCTCATACTTTCGCAGCCACAACAATGAATCGGCATGTTCTTATTTTCATGCTTATAAACATCTCAG GTGCACAAGATGTTCGAACTGTCAGTCAAGTGTCTGTCCAGGAAGGAAAGTCTATCATAATCCCATGTTGGTATAATCAAATTTAtgtacatgatgtaaaatactTAAGTGTCGgacagtatttaattactagTAAGTATGTGGGCTCAGATGGTCAAATGAAACACAAGGCAATATCTGTTTCGGATAATAAAACGTTAAATATTTTGACGGTGGAAATGAGGAGTGTTCAGAGGGGTCAGACGGGCAAATATTGGTGTGGAATTAAACTACCTGGACCTGATGTTGTAGAAGCATTCCATTTAACAGTCACCACAG GTATCTCTGGCCTCTATGTAGAGAATCAGATGTTGATGGGTTTTGAGGCGGGTAGTGTAAGCATCTACTGTCATCATCATACACCTCGTAAAAGAGATGAGATGTGGTGTAAGCTGGGCGGTCACTGCATGACTGGAACATCTGGATCTTTAGAAGGAGCTTCTGTTGAGGTCAAACATTATTCAGGATTAATGATTGTGACCATGAGCAAACTGAAGAAAGAGAACACAGGATGGTACTGGTGCTCTGCGAGGAACCTACAAATGCCTGTTCATATTACTGTATCTGCCAGAAGAGAAACTATCAGCACTGCCACCACAGAGATGACCTCTAAACAGCCAAC ATCATCCAGCACTGTACAGTTCTCAGGAACCTTCACATCTGTTCCTCAAAATCTAAG TCATAGTGAGGAACCTGCCGTATCATGGCTAATAATTCTGGGAATTCTTTTTGTGCTAATAGTGATATGTAGCTGTACTGCAGTGATATTGCGCAAAAAGA AACAAAAGCCAAGAAATTCCACCTTAAGAAAACAA CAGTCAAACACTAACAGTGAAGAAACACACTTCAGTTCAGGTGAAAGACAACCGACACAG ACATCACAAGCAGCTCCTGAAGATTATGAGTTGATCTACTCGACGGTTTCATTTAAAGAGCATTAA
- the LOC130546685 gene encoding polymeric immunoglobulin receptor-like isoform X2 — MQVVKKCWQSHTFAATTMNRHVLIFMLINISGAQDVRTVSQVSVQEGKSIIIPCWYNQIYVHDVKYLSVGQYLITSKYVGSDGQMKHKAISVSDNKTLNILTVEMRSVQRGQTGKYWCGIKLPGPDVVEAFHLTVTTGISGLYVENQMLMGFEAGSVSIYCHHHTPRKRDEMWCKLGGHCMTGTSGSLEGASVEVKHYSGLMIVTMSKLKKENTGWYWCSARNLQMPVHITVSARRETISTATTEMTSKQPTSSSTVQFSGTFTSVPQNLSHSEEPAVSWLIILGILFVLIVICSCTAVILRKKTVKH; from the exons ATGCAAGtggtaaaaaaatgttggcaGTCTCATACTTTCGCAGCCACAACAATGAATCGGCATGTTCTTATTTTCATGCTTATAAACATCTCAG GTGCACAAGATGTTCGAACTGTCAGTCAAGTGTCTGTCCAGGAAGGAAAGTCTATCATAATCCCATGTTGGTATAATCAAATTTAtgtacatgatgtaaaatactTAAGTGTCGgacagtatttaattactagTAAGTATGTGGGCTCAGATGGTCAAATGAAACACAAGGCAATATCTGTTTCGGATAATAAAACGTTAAATATTTTGACGGTGGAAATGAGGAGTGTTCAGAGGGGTCAGACGGGCAAATATTGGTGTGGAATTAAACTACCTGGACCTGATGTTGTAGAAGCATTCCATTTAACAGTCACCACAG GTATCTCTGGCCTCTATGTAGAGAATCAGATGTTGATGGGTTTTGAGGCGGGTAGTGTAAGCATCTACTGTCATCATCATACACCTCGTAAAAGAGATGAGATGTGGTGTAAGCTGGGCGGTCACTGCATGACTGGAACATCTGGATCTTTAGAAGGAGCTTCTGTTGAGGTCAAACATTATTCAGGATTAATGATTGTGACCATGAGCAAACTGAAGAAAGAGAACACAGGATGGTACTGGTGCTCTGCGAGGAACCTACAAATGCCTGTTCATATTACTGTATCTGCCAGAAGAGAAACTATCAGCACTGCCACCACAGAGATGACCTCTAAACAGCCAAC ATCATCCAGCACTGTACAGTTCTCAGGAACCTTCACATCTGTTCCTCAAAATCTAAG TCATAGTGAGGAACCTGCCGTATCATGGCTAATAATTCTGGGAATTCTTTTTGTGCTAATAGTGATATGTAGCTGTACTGCAGTGATATTGCGCAAAAAGA CAGTCAAACACTAA